A genomic window from Synechococcus sp. CBW1107 includes:
- a CDS encoding RNA ligase family protein: MVASFYRFPHTPHLAWLGSGPVRDDKIFTTHEAKAFLAQPVVIEEKIDGANIGFSLSAEGNLRIQQRGDYLQAPYNGQFSGLKTWLALHGPDLEAFLRETEHRDLILFGEWCAARHSVAYTHLPDPFLLFDVADSARQCFWSRQRRDVAAKKLGLVTVPLLQDNSRHTVNGLRSEINHFHSRFHPGPPEGVILRQDNLQWCKGRAKLVRPDFNQAIEKHWRSRPIEWNGIDYSLALNH, from the coding sequence ATGGTTGCCTCCTTCTACCGCTTCCCACACACCCCACACCTCGCCTGGCTGGGTAGCGGCCCCGTTCGCGATGACAAGATCTTCACCACCCATGAAGCCAAAGCTTTCCTCGCTCAACCCGTAGTGATCGAAGAAAAGATTGATGGCGCCAACATCGGCTTCTCACTCAGCGCAGAAGGCAATCTGCGCATCCAGCAGCGCGGCGACTATCTTCAGGCCCCTTACAACGGTCAGTTCTCAGGTCTGAAGACCTGGCTCGCCCTGCATGGACCCGATCTTGAAGCGTTCCTTCGAGAAACTGAGCACCGCGACCTGATCCTTTTCGGCGAGTGGTGTGCCGCCCGCCATTCGGTGGCTTACACCCACTTGCCTGATCCTTTCTTGCTGTTCGATGTTGCCGATTCAGCGCGACAATGCTTCTGGAGCCGCCAGAGGCGAGATGTCGCTGCAAAGAAGCTGGGTTTGGTCACCGTTCCCCTCCTCCAGGACAACAGTCGCCACACCGTCAACGGACTGCGCAGCGAGATTAATCATTTTCACAGCCGCTTTCACCCAGGCCCCCCGGAGGGAGTGATCCTCCGCCAGGACAATCTGCAATGGTGCAAGGGTCGGGCCAAGCTCGTCCGGCCTGATTTCAACCAGGCCATCGAAAAACATTGGAGATCTCGGCCGATCGAATGGAACGGAATCGATTACAGCCTGGCTCTCAACCATTGA
- a CDS encoding DUF3696 domain-containing protein, with protein sequence MLTSLHLKQFKAWADTGSIALKPITLLLGTNSSGKSSLIQSLLLLKQTVESPDRTIHLNLGGDDRNDVFNFGDFSSILTQGSTDRQFEIHFTFSRSSTDERITAGAFDAVYGQTANGAVVNQLLRLSEKSDGRVFRVQRRDKGAFAIYVDSEATTRGKSRDYAPERSIAFASKAVTLLGEDGSVVQDISLAIRRELEGLVYLGPLRKKPQRDYPWNKGQPGIIEPDGKQAIDVLLASALLQGPDRNRIIEKVSHWLKRMDLADQLQVRQVGRSTRYEVVIDSQSVAANLRDVGIGISQVLPVLTVAFFAPPGSTVILEEPEIHLHPLAQSVLAEFFAEVSRERQIQFVIETHSEHLFRRMQTLVAREELSTEDCELYFVEKEQGQAQLRRLELDAYGRVTNWPERFFGDALAETREQTRLTIHRLKGQRAKSQS encoded by the coding sequence ATGCTGACCTCACTCCACCTCAAACAGTTCAAGGCATGGGCTGATACGGGGTCGATCGCCCTCAAGCCCATCACATTGCTGTTGGGGACTAACTCGTCTGGGAAGTCGTCCCTGATTCAGAGCTTGCTGCTGCTGAAGCAGACCGTGGAGTCGCCCGACCGCACCATTCATCTCAATCTGGGTGGCGATGATCGCAATGATGTTTTCAATTTTGGTGATTTTTCCAGCATCCTGACCCAAGGATCCACAGATCGCCAGTTCGAGATCCATTTCACATTTTCACGCAGCAGCACTGATGAGAGGATTACCGCCGGAGCATTCGATGCCGTTTATGGGCAAACGGCTAATGGGGCCGTTGTTAATCAACTGCTGCGGCTCAGCGAAAAATCAGATGGTCGAGTCTTCCGCGTGCAGCGCCGTGACAAGGGGGCTTTTGCTATCTACGTGGACTCGGAGGCAACAACACGTGGCAAGAGCCGCGACTACGCCCCTGAACGATCGATTGCCTTTGCCAGTAAGGCCGTCACGTTGTTGGGTGAGGATGGCTCAGTAGTCCAAGACATCAGCCTGGCGATCCGTCGCGAACTGGAAGGATTGGTTTATTTGGGCCCCCTGCGCAAGAAGCCTCAGCGTGATTATCCCTGGAACAAGGGCCAGCCAGGCATCATCGAGCCTGATGGCAAGCAAGCGATCGATGTCTTACTCGCCAGTGCCCTTCTGCAGGGGCCCGATCGGAATCGAATCATCGAAAAGGTTTCGCATTGGCTCAAGCGCATGGATCTGGCCGATCAACTTCAGGTTCGTCAGGTGGGCCGTTCAACCCGCTACGAAGTTGTCATTGACTCCCAGTCCGTTGCGGCAAACCTTCGTGATGTGGGGATCGGTATTTCCCAAGTACTGCCAGTTCTCACCGTGGCCTTTTTCGCGCCACCTGGATCCACTGTGATTCTCGAAGAGCCTGAGATTCATCTCCATCCTTTGGCTCAGTCAGTGCTCGCAGAGTTTTTTGCTGAGGTAAGCCGTGAGCGTCAGATTCAGTTCGTGATCGAAACACACTCAGAGCATCTCTTCCGCCGGATGCAGACTTTAGTGGCCAGAGAGGAGCTCAGTACGGAGGACTGTGAACTCTATTTTGTTGAGAAAGAACAGGGGCAAGCCCAGTTGCGACGACTCGAGCTGGATGCCTACGGCCGTGTTACCAACTGGCCAGAGCGCTTCTTTGGTGATGCACTTGCTGAGACACGCGAGCAAACCCGTCTCACGATCCATCGATTGAAAGGGCAAAGAGCAAAGAGCCAATCATGA
- a CDS encoding N-6 DNA methylase translates to MARTTATVSFQAIELKGSLLPGSLLEQVARLQATLQKEADYGLAKGERLRERIDTAWVRLKEIWEEYRDLRERAAQGASGLHTSVRILREVLGWPDLQPCIGWQHGDAHFPITQRAFEGAVPLIVRGIAADQLDKGSSQFGQEGRRRSPHSCLQECLNADDNANWGLLLTGDRLRLLHDNPSLVKPAYLAVDLELLVEGELFDEFAVLWLLLHASRFRHPQTGSCVLDAWKEQAQEAGERVLGQLRNGVQQALEALGNGLLQHPENEALRSQLASGALSGQELHRQLLRLVYRFLFLFTAEDRDLLFPRTLGQEDPRRRIYREGYSVGRLRELAIRRSASEGPYGDLWQTQKLVFLQLRQSSSPLGLPGLGGLFAEPQCQALEPCELANRFLLRAIRAIGWFQAGDTLTRVNYRDLNTEELGSVYEGLLELHPQLERAGGSWQLSYGGGAGSDRKTTGSYYTPDQLVQLLIVSALLPVIADRLSKATTEQEKEAALLEIRVLDPACGSGHFLLAAARRLALELARIRAGDEEPSEELRQECLREVVAHCIYGVDKNPMAVELCKVALWIEAVDPGKPLSFLDAHIQCGDSLVGVFDPKVLEQGIPDEAYKPLTGDDKPTCTSLKRENASFRKAGQKGTLQGTLNLQSSPTISRSQQRLKEIEAMPETTLAEGSAKQAAYEAWEQERSSDPQALAADLYTAAFFLPKTKDSRAKVPTTQHLLLLQSGQEIQGDLELAVEQATRDFRFFHWHLRFGEVMERGGFDCVLGNPPWGSELDFRTKNYLKSLQSFVDSSTPNAFAYFCGLTLGLQKISGRCGMVVPDSILFKDYSQLRSGLSTLVSRILWFQNSGAPSKLRLFPEVDHDFCILAWSGSPSLSADVNVSQIGPDGSFVVTERQLQKSFFIKKEFDFIYNISMTDSAQQIAIHVSSLSTLSDRFSCNEGIHTGNCRDLLFHEACVNDHCKPLFYGAGGGDKINNYCSQRAGWWVDYRKEIIDKSEGLYASLRDEAIFAGAKIYVTRTGNPFKAFYDNCSYASNNFFSIKLIRSGSVGEDTLLLGTLPFIISPFAQYFIRRIAAPRIGQAFIETKITHLMKLPIPQLSSQQVETLAELVRQVIDAKSKGMEESANELEMEIQAKALAAYQFNDAMLAEILQ, encoded by the coding sequence ATGGCCCGCACCACCGCCACCGTCAGCTTCCAGGCGATCGAGCTCAAGGGCAGCCTGCTGCCGGGGTCGCTGCTGGAGCAGGTGGCCCGCCTGCAGGCCACCCTGCAGAAGGAGGCCGACTACGGACTGGCCAAAGGCGAGCGGCTGCGGGAACGGATCGACACGGCCTGGGTGCGGCTCAAGGAAATCTGGGAGGAATACCGAGATCTGCGGGAGCGGGCGGCACAAGGCGCTAGCGGCCTGCATACCTCCGTGCGCATCCTGCGCGAGGTGCTGGGCTGGCCGGACCTGCAGCCCTGCATTGGCTGGCAACACGGCGACGCCCACTTCCCGATCACCCAACGGGCGTTTGAGGGCGCCGTGCCCCTGATCGTGCGGGGCATCGCGGCCGATCAGCTCGACAAGGGCAGCAGCCAGTTCGGTCAGGAAGGGCGCCGGCGCTCCCCCCACAGCTGCCTGCAGGAATGCCTCAATGCCGACGACAACGCCAACTGGGGGCTTCTGCTCACAGGCGATCGGCTGCGGCTGCTGCACGACAACCCCTCGCTGGTGAAGCCGGCCTACCTGGCGGTGGATCTGGAGCTGCTGGTGGAAGGCGAGCTGTTTGATGAATTCGCGGTGCTCTGGCTGCTGCTGCACGCCAGCCGCTTTCGCCATCCGCAGACGGGCAGCTGCGTGCTCGATGCCTGGAAGGAGCAGGCGCAGGAGGCGGGTGAGCGGGTGCTGGGGCAGCTGCGCAACGGCGTGCAGCAGGCCCTCGAAGCCCTGGGCAATGGCCTGCTGCAGCATCCCGAGAACGAGGCCCTGCGCTCCCAGCTGGCCAGTGGCGCCCTCAGTGGCCAGGAGCTGCACCGCCAGCTGCTGCGGTTGGTGTATCGCTTCCTGTTTCTGTTCACCGCGGAAGACCGCGATCTGCTGTTCCCCCGAACCCTGGGCCAGGAGGATCCGCGCCGCCGCATCTACCGCGAGGGCTACAGCGTGGGGCGGCTGCGGGAGCTGGCGATCCGCCGCAGCGCCTCGGAGGGGCCTTACGGCGATCTGTGGCAGACACAGAAGCTGGTGTTCCTCCAGCTGCGCCAGAGCAGCTCACCGCTGGGCCTGCCCGGCCTAGGGGGCCTGTTCGCCGAGCCGCAATGCCAGGCACTGGAGCCGTGCGAACTGGCCAACCGCTTCCTGCTGCGGGCGATCCGAGCGATCGGCTGGTTCCAGGCTGGCGACACGCTCACCCGCGTCAACTACCGCGACCTCAACACCGAGGAGCTGGGCAGTGTGTATGAGGGGCTGCTGGAGCTCCATCCCCAGCTGGAGCGCGCTGGCGGCAGCTGGCAGCTGAGCTACGGCGGCGGCGCCGGCAGCGACCGCAAGACCACCGGCAGCTACTACACGCCGGATCAGCTGGTGCAGCTGTTGATCGTGTCGGCCTTGCTGCCTGTGATTGCCGATCGGCTCAGCAAGGCCACCACGGAGCAGGAGAAAGAGGCAGCGCTGCTGGAGATTCGGGTGCTCGATCCGGCCTGCGGCAGCGGCCACTTCCTGCTGGCGGCGGCCCGGCGCCTGGCCCTGGAGCTGGCCCGCATCCGCGCCGGTGATGAGGAACCCAGCGAGGAGCTGCGCCAGGAATGCCTGCGCGAGGTGGTGGCCCACTGCATCTACGGGGTCGACAAGAACCCGATGGCGGTGGAACTGTGCAAGGTGGCCCTCTGGATCGAAGCGGTGGATCCCGGCAAGCCGCTCAGCTTCCTCGATGCCCACATTCAGTGCGGTGATTCGCTGGTGGGGGTGTTCGACCCGAAGGTGCTGGAGCAGGGGATCCCCGATGAGGCCTACAAACCGCTCACCGGCGACGACAAGCCCACCTGCACCAGCCTGAAGAGGGAGAACGCCAGCTTCCGCAAGGCAGGCCAGAAGGGCACCCTGCAGGGCACACTCAATCTCCAGAGCAGCCCAACGATCAGCCGCAGCCAGCAACGGCTCAAGGAGATCGAGGCGATGCCCGAAACAACCCTCGCGGAAGGATCAGCCAAACAGGCGGCCTATGAAGCCTGGGAGCAGGAGAGATCCAGCGATCCCCAGGCCCTCGCCGCCGATCTCTACACCGCGGCCTTCTTCCTGCCCAAGACCAAAGACAGCCGAGCCAAGGTGCCCACCACTCAGCATCTGCTGCTGCTACAGAGCGGCCAGGAGATCCAGGGTGATTTGGAGCTGGCGGTGGAACAGGCCACCAGAGACTTCCGCTTCTTCCATTGGCACCTGCGCTTTGGCGAGGTGATGGAGAGAGGGGGCTTTGATTGTGTGCTGGGAAATCCACCGTGGGGATCAGAACTTGATTTCAGAACAAAAAACTATCTGAAATCGCTTCAGTCATTTGTAGACTCCTCGACCCCAAATGCATTTGCATACTTCTGTGGCCTGACCCTGGGCCTTCAAAAGATTAGCGGCCGATGCGGAATGGTGGTGCCGGACAGCATTTTATTCAAGGACTACTCGCAACTCAGAAGTGGTCTTTCTACGCTAGTTTCTCGCATTCTTTGGTTTCAGAACTCGGGAGCCCCAAGCAAGCTCAGGCTGTTTCCTGAAGTCGACCACGATTTTTGCATTCTCGCATGGTCAGGGAGTCCAAGTCTTTCTGCCGATGTCAATGTTTCACAGATAGGCCCCGATGGCAGCTTTGTCGTGACCGAGAGGCAGCTTCAAAAAAGCTTCTTTATCAAGAAGGAATTTGATTTTATCTATAACATATCGATGACTGATAGTGCTCAGCAAATCGCGATTCACGTATCGTCTCTTTCAACGCTATCGGACCGCTTTAGTTGCAACGAAGGGATCCATACCGGTAACTGCAGAGATCTCCTTTTCCATGAAGCATGCGTGAATGATCACTGCAAGCCTCTATTCTATGGAGCCGGTGGCGGTGACAAGATCAACAACTACTGCTCACAAAGGGCTGGGTGGTGGGTTGATTATCGAAAAGAGATTATTGATAAATCAGAAGGACTGTACGCTTCATTAAGGGATGAAGCCATTTTTGCCGGGGCAAAGATCTACGTCACTCGCACGGGTAATCCGTTTAAAGCTTTCTATGATAACTGTTCTTACGCGTCCAATAACTTCTTTTCGATTAAGCTAATCAGATCAGGCTCGGTCGGCGAAGACACTCTGCTCCTCGGAACGCTCCCATTTATTATCTCACCATTCGCCCAGTACTTTATTCGGCGAATTGCCGCACCTCGGATAGGGCAGGCATTCATTGAAACCAAGATTACGCACCTTATGAAGCTTCCTATCCCGCAGCTAAGCAGCCAGCAAGTTGAAACATTGGCTGAGCTGGTCAGACAGGTAATAGATGCCAAATCAAAAGGCATGGAAGAATCGGCAAATGAACTAGAAATGGAAATACAAGCCAAGGCACTTGCCGCTTATCAATTCAACGACGCAATGCTTGCCGAGATCCTTCAATGA
- a CDS encoding helicase-related protein, with the protein MTSTTPPTAPQATELPDIPSPGSIVKVRGREWVTLPQSRMEKQDQVLRLRPLGGGDQTIATLFWPLEGEQVKPASFALPDPALSGSQSSALLLRDALLLKLRAGAGPFRCLGNVALEPRPYQLVPLLMALKQEVSRVLIADEVGLGKTVEALLIARELLDRGEIRKVTVICPPHLCEKWKSDMIRQFNLAAEVVRPGTAQKLERGLPAGKSIFDVVPFTVVSLDWIKSDRNREGFLRSCGEFVIVDEAHTCAARKGGGRQQRYELLRGLAADPQRHLVLLTATPHSGDQEAFDNLLGLLDPKFEGLSEMPEGQRRKDLRDELGNYFVQRRRLDLKEEWGTEGADFPDRETREATYTLSGDWGKLFDDVLAYARELVERSVGESKLRQRMSWWAALALLRCVSSSPAAASASLRTKLFNLQNGADPASAPSEDELADDLEAMATLAVLDGAEEEFSAEEAAPGADLADVVDAELLRDLIERSDRLRGKAHDPKLKQLLKELKALLAEGFRPVIFCRFRPTAHYLAEQLEQELPKRAHVVMAVTGDLPPEERVERIRELQNELANGKVPVLVATDCLSEGIDLQHIFDAVIHYDLCWNPTRHEQREGRVDRFGQARSAVRALMLHGGDSNPVDERVRTVILEKEKTIRKELGVSVPIPGNANTITQAVLGGIFSKAAKAIQGFLNLGLPGFSGSGSNLDAVLDAEWQSAKENAKATRTIFAQRSLKPEEALREWDRTRESLGSADAVERLVLNACSRLKLPIGPLGGASGSWELDLTRLEDNRQALNERLRSHDLGGKLRLSFRPPARDGSQQQGCQLLSRSHPLVVELADFVAERALSGLEPELAARASVIRTKAVTKRTQVLVLRLRHQLHQSRWTGNQYEALPDLLVEECLTVRVSADGLEPLDGAAALDLLEAPASGNVDPGQRQQWLQEAISELDGQQPALAALAERRADLAEEDHRRVREASLRSGESLRMRFRCEPSLPVDVIGLIVLLPAPTL; encoded by the coding sequence ATGACCTCCACAACACCCCCGACGGCCCCCCAGGCCACAGAGCTGCCTGACATCCCCAGCCCCGGCTCGATCGTGAAGGTGCGGGGACGGGAGTGGGTGACGTTGCCCCAGAGCCGCATGGAAAAGCAGGACCAGGTGCTGCGGCTGCGGCCCCTGGGCGGCGGTGATCAGACGATCGCCACCCTGTTCTGGCCGCTGGAGGGCGAGCAGGTGAAGCCGGCCAGCTTTGCCCTGCCGGATCCGGCCTTGAGCGGCTCCCAGAGCTCGGCGCTGCTGCTGCGCGATGCCCTGCTGCTCAAGCTCCGCGCCGGTGCGGGGCCATTCCGCTGCCTCGGCAACGTGGCCCTGGAGCCCAGGCCGTACCAGCTGGTGCCGCTGTTGATGGCGCTCAAGCAGGAGGTGAGCCGGGTGCTGATCGCCGACGAGGTGGGCCTCGGCAAGACGGTGGAGGCGCTGCTGATCGCCCGGGAACTGCTCGATCGCGGCGAGATTCGCAAGGTCACCGTGATCTGCCCGCCGCATCTCTGCGAGAAGTGGAAGAGCGACATGATCCGCCAGTTCAACCTCGCTGCCGAGGTGGTGCGACCCGGTACGGCTCAGAAGCTGGAGCGGGGACTGCCGGCCGGGAAGTCGATCTTTGACGTGGTTCCGTTCACGGTGGTGAGCCTCGACTGGATCAAGAGCGACCGCAACCGCGAGGGCTTCCTGCGCAGCTGCGGCGAGTTCGTGATCGTCGATGAGGCCCACACCTGCGCGGCCCGCAAGGGTGGAGGGCGCCAGCAGCGCTATGAGCTGCTGCGGGGTCTGGCGGCCGATCCGCAACGCCACCTGGTGCTGCTCACCGCCACACCACACAGCGGAGACCAGGAGGCATTCGACAACCTGCTCGGCCTGCTCGACCCGAAGTTTGAAGGTCTCAGCGAGATGCCCGAAGGGCAGCGCCGCAAGGATCTGCGCGATGAGCTGGGCAACTATTTCGTGCAGCGCCGCCGCCTTGATCTCAAGGAGGAGTGGGGCACCGAGGGCGCCGATTTCCCCGATCGTGAAACCCGTGAAGCCACGTACACCCTCAGCGGCGATTGGGGAAAGCTGTTCGATGACGTGCTGGCCTATGCCCGTGAACTCGTGGAGCGGAGCGTTGGCGAAAGCAAGTTGCGCCAGCGCATGAGCTGGTGGGCGGCCCTGGCGTTGCTGCGCTGCGTGAGCAGCAGCCCCGCCGCAGCCTCCGCATCCCTGCGCACCAAGCTGTTCAATCTCCAGAACGGCGCTGATCCAGCATCAGCCCCCAGCGAAGACGAGCTGGCCGATGACCTGGAAGCGATGGCCACGCTCGCCGTTCTCGATGGCGCCGAAGAGGAGTTCAGCGCAGAAGAAGCCGCCCCAGGGGCCGATCTTGCTGACGTAGTAGATGCCGAGCTGCTGAGGGACCTGATCGAGCGCTCGGATCGCCTACGCGGCAAGGCCCACGATCCCAAGCTCAAGCAGCTGCTGAAAGAGCTCAAGGCGCTGCTGGCGGAAGGCTTCCGGCCGGTGATCTTCTGCCGTTTCCGGCCCACCGCCCACTACCTGGCAGAGCAGCTGGAGCAGGAATTGCCCAAGCGCGCTCACGTGGTGATGGCGGTCACCGGGGATCTGCCGCCGGAGGAGCGGGTGGAGCGCATCCGCGAGCTGCAGAACGAACTCGCCAACGGCAAGGTGCCGGTGCTGGTGGCCACCGACTGCCTCTCAGAAGGCATCGACCTGCAGCACATCTTCGATGCGGTGATCCACTACGACCTTTGCTGGAACCCCACCCGCCATGAACAGCGGGAGGGGCGGGTGGATCGCTTCGGTCAGGCCCGCAGCGCGGTGCGGGCATTGATGCTGCACGGCGGCGACTCCAACCCGGTGGATGAACGGGTGCGGACGGTGATCCTCGAGAAGGAAAAGACGATCCGCAAGGAGCTGGGGGTGAGCGTGCCGATCCCAGGTAATGCCAACACGATCACTCAGGCGGTTCTCGGCGGGATTTTTAGCAAGGCCGCCAAGGCAATTCAGGGGTTCCTCAACCTCGGCTTGCCTGGCTTCAGCGGTTCCGGTTCAAACCTGGATGCCGTGCTTGACGCCGAATGGCAAAGCGCCAAGGAGAACGCAAAAGCCACCCGCACGATCTTTGCCCAGCGCAGCCTCAAGCCAGAAGAAGCGCTGCGGGAATGGGACCGCACCCGCGAATCCCTCGGCAGCGCCGATGCGGTCGAACGCCTGGTGCTCAACGCCTGCAGTCGCCTCAAACTCCCCATCGGGCCGCTGGGGGGCGCCAGCGGCAGCTGGGAGCTCGATCTCACCCGCCTGGAGGACAACCGCCAGGCCCTGAACGAGCGCCTCCGCAGCCACGACCTCGGCGGCAAGCTGCGGCTGAGTTTCCGCCCACCGGCCCGTGACGGCAGCCAGCAGCAGGGCTGCCAGCTGCTCAGCCGCTCCCATCCCCTGGTGGTGGAGCTGGCGGATTTCGTGGCCGAGCGGGCCCTCAGCGGCCTGGAGCCTGAGCTGGCGGCTCGCGCCTCCGTGATCCGCACCAAGGCCGTGACCAAGCGCACCCAGGTGCTGGTCCTGCGGCTGCGGCACCAGCTTCACCAGTCGCGCTGGACGGGCAATCAGTACGAGGCCCTGCCCGATCTGCTGGTGGAGGAATGCCTCACCGTCAGGGTGAGCGCTGATGGCCTGGAACCCCTGGATGGGGCCGCAGCGCTGGACCTGCTGGAGGCGCCTGCCAGCGGCAACGTGGATCCGGGACAGCGCCAGCAGTGGCTCCAGGAGGCGATCTCCGAACTGGATGGGCAGCAGCCCGCGCTGGCAGCCTTGGCCGAGCGGCGTGCCGATCTGGCGGAGGAAGACCACCGGCGGGTGCGGGAGGCCTCGCTGCGCTCGGGTGAGTCGCTGCGGATGCGCTTCCGCTGTGAGCCGAGCCTGCCGGTAGACGTGATCGGCCTGATTGTTCTCCTCCCTGCCCCCACCCTTTGA